A window of Thermococcus sp. LS1 genomic DNA:
CCCCTCTCGGAGGGCAGTACACCCGGGATCGCTGGCGGGCTTAACTTCCGGGGTCGAAACGAGACCGGGTGTAACCCCGCCGCTATGACCGCCGTACCGATACATACCTCCCGCGGTGCATTTATAAATCTTACGGTCGATGAAGACGGATGATGGAGAAGGAGATACTCGAACTACTGAGACTGGAGCGGATGAGGGAGCCGCTGAGCCCTAGCAGAAGGGTTAGGGAGTTCCAGATGAGACTTCAGAGAATAAAAAACGGCGAAGAGACAGAGGTAGCAGGTTTCCTGCTCGCGAGGAAGCCTCCCCACGCCCCAAGGGATGCCGCCTATTACCTCCTCTCCCCGCTCTCTCCATCGGAGCTGGAGGGTCTGGGGGAGGACGAGTTCAGGACGTACCTGATCGTTCGAGCCACAGAGAACACCAGGGTAAGCGGGGAAGTCAGGCCCGGGAGTTACGTGCTTGTCAGAGGTATCATCGACGCTTATCCCCTCGGCAACCTAAGGATGATCCACGCGAGCTCCATTGAGGGAAAAGACTACTCGGACTACTGGAAGGACTACCGCGAGTTCGCCCTCAGCAAGCGCGAGGTCGTTGAGCTTTTTGAAAGGACGATCTACGTCCGTGACGACATGAGGAAGGCCCTCATATACTCCCTCTACGGTGTCCCCTACATCCTCTGGGGAAGCGAGGCGTCCCAGTGGGGCGAGGGCTTTGAGTACACGGTCTACAAGCACAGGGAGAACATGGGACTCCTGGCCCTCTGGAAGGCCCTCAAGTACCTCCAGTCGAGCCTGCCCTGGGAGCTCAGGCTCGGAAAAGAAACCTCCCTCGAGATAATCGACCCCATGCTGGACATAGACTTTCGAACCCGCAACCCCAACAGGAGCGATATGAAATACTACACTCCCCCATCGAAGAGGGGCCTGGTTAGGATTCCGAAGTGGACTGAGAAGTACCTTATGAACAAGAGGGCGATCGGTCTCCTCCCCCAGGACGTGGAGGCAGACCCCACCGACGCACTGGCCAAGATCTCCGAGACGCCTTTTGTCCTCATGCCCTGGGAGGAGAAGCCGTACTTCGAAGAGAACAGGGAGTTCAGGCAGCTGATCCCCAACCTGCTCGTGACGATCTTCATCAACAGGGAGCGCTTTCGCTCCATGAGCCACGATGAGCTCGGCAGGCTGAGGGAGGAGCACCTAAAATGGCGTCGGTGGGGCAGGGAGGAGTACAGCGAGACTTTTGGAAAGCTGACGACGCCGAGAGGGGTGTTCCACCTCGGAATGAGGTTCTACCTCGACGCCAGGCTCTTCGGGGCCATCACAAGGTTCTACGGAAAAATCACAGACAAGGCTGCAAAGGACGTTAGGGAGATCGACGACACCATACTGAACGAATGGAACGTGGTTCTCGACGAGATTATCAGGAAACGGCCTGAAGTCATAATGAAGCTTGAGAAAGAGTACGAGCGCTACATCCCCCGTGACGTCAGGGCCCAAAAGGCCCTCCAGATTTTCCATGACCTGGCATCAACAAGCCCGAGCGGCGAGGTTACCAGGGAGGAGTTCCTGAGGGAGATGGTGAGGGGCGGCTTCAACGAGCGGGACGCCCTCGACATGATTGAAAGGTTTATAGCCACCGGCTACATTTACGAGCCATTTCCCGGAAAGCTGAGGCTGGTACGGTGATACCATGTCAAAAAAGAAGTTCATACGCCAGAGAGAGCAGCGGGAGAAGAAGAGAATAGCGAGGGAGAGAGTCGAGATTCTCTTCACACTCGCCGAGCGCGTCTTTCCCTACGAGCCTGAATTAGCCAACCGCTACGTCGAAATAGCCCTGGCCGTCCAGCAGAAGGCCAAGATAAGGATGCCAAAGAAATGGAAGAGGCGCTACTGCAAGAGATGCCACTCGTTCCTCGTTCCCGGCGTGAACGCCAGGGTTAGGCTGAGGAACAAGCGGATACCCCACGTGGTAATCAAGTGCCTCAACTGCGGGCACATCATGAGGTATCCCTACCTAAAGGAGCAGAAGGAAAAACGAAGGAAAAATGCCGAGAAAAGGGAAAGGGACTGATTTGAGCATCTGATTTAAACTCCACGTATCGAGAGTTCGTTGATGGTGGTGCCCAACGTTAAACAATGAAAGTTCAAGGCCTTCGAGGCCTCTCTCTCGGGACACTCCTTATGGCGTCCCTGCCGTTCCTGTAGGCTTCCTGGATCATACTCTTTATCTGGTTCATAAGCTGCTTTGCAACGTCGTACTGGCCGTTCTGGATGGCAACCCTGAGCTGCTCCATGAGGGCGTTGATCTGGCTTACATCAATGCCCGCCTTCTCCATAACCCGTATCTGAGCTTCAAGCTTCACAAGCTCCCTCTCGAGGGCCATCTTCTCGCTGTTCTTTATTGCTATCCTCATCTCGCCATTCGCTGCCTTGAGGCTGAACTGGGTCCTGACCTGGAGCTCGAGCATGAGCTGGTAGGCGTAGGTGTAGTTGCCAGCCTGAAGGGCCTGGTTGGCCTTCTCCATGGTCATCTCCATGACGCGAACCTGCTCCATGAGCTGAGTAGCGTTGGTGGCATTGGCTATCTCCTCAATGGCCCTGAGCCTCTCCCTGACCTGAATCATCAGCTGGAGCACGGTCTCCTTGGTAACGTTGACCTGGACTTCCTTCGCGGTGCAGTTGCACTCCTTGAGCTGCTTCCTAACCAGCTCCATGATCATTTCAGAGGCATGGGTGTGAACCATGGTCATGTTCCTTATCTGGAACCTCTCCATCAGCAGGGTGATGTTCGTGGTCTTGTTAACGTAGAGTATTATAGCCCTGTTCTGAACCGCTATCCTGAGGGCGTTCTGAATTGCCAGGCTGTCGTTTCCAGCTACCACAACGCTTCCATTGAACTTAAGGCCGAACTTGACCTGGGCTTGAGTCATGACCATGAGGTTTGTCTCGTACCTGTTCTGACCGCCCCAGCGCTCCACTGTAATACCCAGCTCCTGCAGGTCCGTAACGTACTCTTCCACCACCGCGTCGGGACCGCCTATTATTATGACCTCGTCCGGAGCGTAGCTCATTATCTCAGCAGTGACGTTCGGGTCGTAAACACCCCACGTAGTCGTCACAATGATCGCACCTGTCTCGTTGGCCAAGTACTCTGCTATACACTTATCTGCAGCGTTGTCGCTGACGAGTATCACTGTGACGCTTTCGGTGGCCGCGCTGACGCCCGTGAAGCTTACCGGCATTGCTAACATCAGCAATCCGAACAGGATTGCTAGGACTTTCTTTCCTATCATAGCACCTCACCTCAGTTATCCTTATGAAAAAAGACATATTTAAGCTTTTTTCAGGAAATCGTCCAGTTGTGTTACCCATTGTTTAGAAAAAAGCGTTGAGAGCGGGTTTTTATCCAGTAACTGTTAATAAAGGTTTCTCAATGTTTAGCTGCGTTTAAAAATCGAGGATTCACCGCCAAATCTAGAAAACGGCTGAGATGTAATAGTACCAAACCCATACTGACACAGGCTTATTTGGTTATAGCAACTGCTCGGACTGGACTGCCCGAACCTCCCCTAACCTTCAGTGGAAATGCTATGAATGTGAACTCTCTCCCCACCAAAAGCTCGAGGTTGGTAAGGTTCTCGAAGATCGGTACCTCCTCACTGAGGAGTATCCTGTGCACGGCATCATCCCCTATGCTCATGGCATCTGTTCCAACAGCTCTGGCCCCCTCCGCGACAAGGAACAGGGCAACCTCTGGTGATAGCTCCCTCCCTCCGGTGAGGAACAGAACAACCCTCCCCAGGAATCCGGAGTCAGGCACCTCTTCAAGCCCTACTAGTCCTTCACCGCTTCGGACATCGATAACGAGGCCGGGACCCATAAACTTCTCAAGGGGAAGCTCGTCAACTGTTTTCCCTCCAGGTATAAAGTGTGCCGGCGCATCGACGTGGGTTCCGCTGTGCTCACCCAGCTTTAAGACGTTCATGTAGTAGCCGTCGCGTTCTATAACTGCCCAGGGCTTTATCCGTACCTCCGGGTCTCCGGGATAAACCCGGGTCTCCTCGGAGAGGGAAAGGGACAGGTCGATTATCATGGAACCACCAATGAGCTTTTAACGTTCAAGGATTAAAACCCTGCGGTGATAACGATGGACTGCACGAAGGATTACTGCGTCAAGGACATCAACCTGGCACCCAGCGGGGAGAAGAAGATAGACTGGGTATCTCGCTTTATGCCAGTTCTCCAGAGCATAAGGGAGGATTTCGAGAAGAAGCAGCCCTTCAAGGGGGTTAGGATCGCGGCAACACTCCACCTCGAAATGAAGACGGCATTTTTACTGCTCACCCTTAAGGCAGCCGGTGCAGAGGTTTCGGCGGCAGCGAGCAACCCACTTTCAACCCAGGACGACGTTGTTGCGGCTCTGGCCAAGGCCGGCGTTAAGGTCTACGCGGTGAGGGGCGAGAGCCTGGAGGAGTACTACGAGAACATGCATAGGGCGCTGGATATTAGGCCGAACATAATAATAGACGATGGGGCAGACATGATAAGCGTCGTCCACCGCGAAAGGACGGAGCTGATAGACGAGGTTTGGGGTGCCAGTGAAGAGACTACGACCGGCGTTATAAGACTCCGCGCAATGGAGAAGGACGGCGTGCTGAGGTTCCCGATAATAGCTGTGAACGATAGCTACACCAAATATCTCTTCGACAACCGCTACGGAACGGGCCAGTCCACGTGGGATGGCATACTAAGAACTACCAACCTGCTTATAGCCGGGAAAAATGTCGTCGTTGTCGGCTACGGCTGGTGCGGAAGAGGCATAGCTATGAGAGCCCGGGGACTCGGAGCAACCGTTATCGTTGTCGAAGTTGACCCGATCAGGGTTCTCGAGGCAAGAATGGACGGCTTCATGGTCACGAACATGCTCGAGGCTGCAAAAATTGGTGACATCTTCATCACAGCAACCGGAGACATCAACTGCATTCGCAAAGAGCACTTCGAGCTCATGAAGGACGGTGTTATCCTTGCCAACGCCGGCCATTTCGACGTTGAGATAAGCAAACCCGACCTAGAGGCACTGGCTGTAGAGATAAACCAGCCGAGGCCAAATATCACCGAGTACAAGCTCGCCGATGGAAGAAGGCTCTATCTCCTCGCGGAGGGCAGACTCGTCAATCTGGCTGCAGCAGATGGCCATCCCGCTGAGATAATGGACATGAGCTTTGCTCTGCAGGCTAAGGCGGCCGAATATATCAGAAACAACCATGAGAAGCTTGAGCCTAAAGTCTATGTGCTCCCAAGAGAGATAGATGAGATGGTGGCGAGGATTAAGCTCAAGGCAATGGGCATCGAGATTGAAAAACTCACGGAGGAGCAACGTAGGTATCTCCAAAGCTGGGAGCATGGCACATAATGAAAACGTTGATTTTTGTCCATAAGACAACACAGGAGTCCTACCAATTTTTATTCATTTTTGAAAACTCTTCTGTTGTTACTTGTAACGATAAGGGCTGCTATCAATGTAAAACACGAAGAAAATCTTTTATCCATAAATCCATATCCAGTTGCGGTGATCCACATGAAGAAACTTTCAGCTATATTTGTGGTGTTAGTAGTCCTGCTGAGTCTACCAATGGTCGCCTCTGTTCAGCAGAGGCATGGCATAGATTACTCCAAGCCCCTGTACGCAGAGGACGTGAAGATAGGGCACAAGATAACCGTAGACTACATTCCAAAGGCCGGAGGATTCCGCGGCGGAAGAGGTGGAGGAACAAGCACCACAACCGCGGCAACGGGTATCCTCGGGGCCCCAGTCGAAGGAGAGAAGTACGCGATAGTTATCGGTATCGCCGATTATCCAGGAACATCGAGCGACCTTCAGTACACGGACGATGACGCCCAGCTAGTCTACGATACGCTGATTAACGTCTACGGCTTCAAGCCAGAGAACATAATCTTCCTCCTCAACATGGACGCGAGTTTCTACAACATATACAACGCCGTTATGGAGCTCAAGTCGAAGGTTCAGCCGGGAGATGAGGTTGTGTTCTACTTCAGCGGTCACGGTTCAACCGGAAGGGCCGATGATGGAGACGACGAGGTAATTGACGAAGCGATAGTCACTCACGACGGCAACCCTGACGGAAGCTTTATCCTTATATGGGACGGCCAGCTCAGAGCATGGTTCGAGGACTTCCCAACTGACAGGATAATATTCATCTTTGACAGCTGCTACTCCGGTGGAATGACTGATTTGGCCGCTGAGGGCAGGATAGTTGTCATGGCCTCTGGAGAACGGGAATTCTCACTCGAGAGCGCCGAGTGGGAGCACGGCCAGTTTACGTACTACTTCTTCCTTGAGGGCATAAACTACGGCTACGCCGATGTCTACGACCACGATGGAGACCCATCTACTCCTGACGTCACCGTCGAGGAGGCCTTTGACTATACCCTGGCCAACTGCGAGCAGCAAACACCCGTTATAGCGGACGGCTTCACCAACGATCTCCTTCCGTAAAGCGTTTTAACTCTCTCTTCTTTTCTTCTTCTGGTGATGTTATGGACTTTGAGTCCTTCAAGATTATCCCTGTTGGCAGAGTCAGGAAAGAAAACGAGAAAACTTGGCTTGAAATCTATCCCGAGTTCAGCGAAGCCGTAGAAGGGCTTCGAGAGGGAGATTGGATAAAGCTCATCCTCTGGTTCCATGAAAGTGACACCCCGGAGAAGCGAAATATTCTGAGGGTGCACCCCTACAACAATCCAGAGAACCCACTGACGGGCGTCTTTGCCACGCGCTCTCCCGTTAGGCCTAACCCCTTGGCAATTTATGCGGTCAAAATCCACAGAATAAAGGGAAACAGGTTGTACATAGACTGGATTGACGCCCACGACGGAACGCCAATAGCCGACATCAAGATACTCGTCGAGAGGCTCGATTGCCCACAGGAAATACCCATCGAGGAGTGGGAGCTCGACATCGGGAAATCTCGGCAGGTTGGAGAGGTCAACCTGATACCGAGGAAAAGCGAACACCTCGACGAGCTGGAGGAGGTTTTGCCGGAGGAGTACGACGCGCTGGTTCTTGAAATCGGGCCAAAGACCACCGTACTGACAGCGGAAGAACTCGTTGAGCTTATAGAGGCCCTAAAGGAAATTTACGAAAACCTGCCCGTGGAGATAAAGGACAGATTCAGAAGACGTGAAGGGCGCTCGCCTTGAAGCTCACATAGACTTCTTTCCCTTTCCCTATCCCCATCTCAAGCATAGAGGAACGGGTTATGAATGCCCTGAGATAAAGCTCGCCTGCCTTGAGGTGCACCCTCACGAGCGGGCCGAGCTCTTCCACCGAATCAACCACCGCTTTGAACTCGTTCCTGGCAGAGGTTCTTATCGGCTCGATGGAGAGGATTATGTCCTCTGGCCTTAAACCGACGCGTATCTTCCCGCTCGCCTCCACCGGAAGCTCAATCTCGATGCCGTTCGCCCTGAGAACCCTTCCCTCGGCCGTTCCCTCAATGATGTTCTCGAAACCGAGGAAGCGCGCAACTTCTTCGCTCGCTGGCCTTGAGAAGACCTCCCTCACGGGACCGACCTGGACAAGCCTCCCGTCGAGCATAACCCCAACCCTATCACCCAAACTTACGGCTTCCTCGAAGGAGTGGGTGACATGCAAAGCTGTGAAGCCCAGTTCTTTCTTCCAGCGCTTCATCTCCCCTATCAGCCTGGCCCTCGTCTGGACGTCGAGGTTGGCGAAGGGCTCGTCAAGGAGGAGAAGCTTGGGCTCGACCACCAACGCCCTCGCTATAGCCACCCTCTGGCTCTCGCCGCCACTAAGGGTCTTCGGCTTCCTGTGGAGGAGGTGGTCTATGCCAAGAACTTCAGCTATCCCCTTGACCTTCTTCTCGATTTCGGGCTTTGGAATCCTCCTGAGCTTCAAACCAAAGGCAATGTTATCGTAAACGCTCATGTGAGGGAAGAGGGCGTAGTTCTGAGGGATATAAGCTAAGCCCCTTCTCTCCGGCGGCCAGTTAGTTACATCGCTCCCCTCTAGGATTACCTGACCGGAATCGGGCTCTATTATGCCTGCTATGATTTCCAGCAGAACGGTCTTTCCCGCGCCGCTCGGGCCGAGGATTATGAAGTACTCCCCTGCCTTAACGTCGAAGGTTACCCCCCGGAGCTTGAACTCCTTCCAGTCTTTAGATATGGATTTAATTTCCAGCATCCGCCCTCCTCCCCACGAGCCATCTAAGTATCACGAATATAGTGAGGCTCATTACTATGAGTATGACCGAAATGGGCCTCGATGCCCTCAGCCCGTAGTTGTTAAAGTACTCCATGACCAGAACCTGGGCGGTCTTGGGGTAGTAGGCGACTATCAAAATCGCTCCGACCTCGCTTATCGCCCTCGCCCAGGTCATTATCGCGCCGCTCGCTATGGCTGGAAACGCCATTGGGAGGGCTATTGAGAAGAAGGCCCTCAGGCGGGAGGCGCCAAGGGTTCTCGCGACGTGCTCCAGCTCTTCATCCACTGCCAAAAACCCGTCGCGCGCAGCGTTTATCGCGAAGGGAGCTGAAACGAAGAGCATCGCCGCTATTATTCCGGCGTAGCTGTCAAGAATGGCGCTCGAGAAGGTTACCAGAAGCATTATACCGACGACAGAATGGGGGATAACGATTGGAACATCAACTATGGCCTGAACGAGGCTTTTACCTTTGAAGTCCTTTCTAGCCAAGACGTAGCCGAGGGGAACGCCGAAGAGGAGTGATATTAACGCGGTCGCGGTTGCCGTTAGCAGGGAGTTCTTGAGGGCCTTTATGACAAGCTCGTCATGGAGCGTCTTTACGAGCATCCCCCAGTCGGAGGCCTGCTTGAGGAAAATCACGATTAGGGGAATTGCAATGTAGAGCACTATGAAGCTCCCCATGAGGGCAAAGAACGCCACCGTGTAGTCGCGCTTCATTTTCGCCCCCCAGAAAATTTTGAAGAGGGAAATAAAAATATCATCCCTCAACCTTGACCATGTCCTTGATTTCGTCGGGCACGTTGCCGAAAGCTACCGGCGGCCATATGAAGTCCTGATAGTTCTTCTGGAATACCTCCTTACCCTTCTCGCTCAGGAGGTACTTGAGGAACTCCATCGCCAGCTCCCTGTTGGGTGCATCCTTGGGGACGGTGACGCCGTAAACGATGGGCTTTGCCTGGATAACTTTCTCTGTTGAGCCGATGTAAATTTGAACCTTGCCGTAGTAGTCTGCCATCTTGAAGTCCTTGAGGTTTATCTCGTTGGGGAGCTCGATGTACTTGAGGCCGTGCTGCTCGGCCACGCTCTTGTAGATGAAGTAGTAGTCAAGGCTTCCGGATTCGACGAGGGCGGTAAGGTCAGTCTCCTTGGGCCTTATAACAACCCTGTCATTCTTGATCTGAATCTCCTTGGGGGCCACTACGTGGGTGCCGTTGAAGTAGATGTTGGTGTTCTTCTCGACCAGGGTCTCAAAGATTGGCTTGCCATAGTAGTAATCGGCGAGCTTCATGACCATAACGCTCCTGTAACCGCAGGGATCCTGGTTCGGGTCGCTGAAGCCGAAGGAAACGTCGTCCCTTGAGAGAATCTCATACCAGTTGTCGGAGTTTATCTCGTCAGCGTACTTGCTCTTGTCGGTGAAGGCTATGACTATCTCATTGGTGGCAAAGATGACGTAGAAGTCGGTGTAGTTGGGTATCATCAGCTGGGGTATGAGGGTGTAGTCGGCAACAGCAACTATGTCGGCCTTCTTGCCGAGGTCCGTGACCTTCCTGACGGCCGCAACACTTCCGCTGGCCTCATCCTGGAAAGTTACCTTATAGCCAAGGTTCTCCTCGGCGTACTTTGCGAACTCTTCCTCTAACTGCTGGAACGGAACGCTGAGCGAGCCGGCGTGAAAGACTATCAGCGTCGCCTCCTTAGGTCCAGAGGTCGAAGTCTCAGAGCCATCGCCGCTTATACACCCCGCAGCGACCACTGAAAGGATGAGAATAGCCATTAAGAGAATGCCCTTCCACCTCATTGGAACCACCGAACTAATACCCAGAAGCGAGTATTTAAGCATTTTGAGAAAACAAACATGTTTAAGTTAACGTTTCTGTTTACGTCGGGTGACGAGTTCTTCGACCAAGTCCCGGAAATGTTGATAGAACTCGCTCTCCCTCAACTTTTCAAGAGCGCTCCAGAACTCGTCGAGATTCTTAAAGCCCGCCCGCTCGTATTCC
This region includes:
- a CDS encoding ribonuclease P protein component 4, translated to MSKKKFIRQREQREKKRIARERVEILFTLAERVFPYEPELANRYVEIALAVQQKAKIRMPKKWKRRYCKRCHSFLVPGVNARVRLRNKRIPHVVIKCLNCGHIMRYPYLKEQKEKRRKNAEKRERD
- a CDS encoding cell wall-binding repeat-containing protein, with amino-acid sequence MIGKKVLAILFGLLMLAMPVSFTGVSAATESVTVILVSDNAADKCIAEYLANETGAIIVTTTWGVYDPNVTAEIMSYAPDEVIIIGGPDAVVEEYVTDLQELGITVERWGGQNRYETNLMVMTQAQVKFGLKFNGSVVVAGNDSLAIQNALRIAVQNRAIILYVNKTTNITLLMERFQIRNMTMVHTHASEMIMELVRKQLKECNCTAKEVQVNVTKETVLQLMIQVRERLRAIEEIANATNATQLMEQVRVMEMTMEKANQALQAGNYTYAYQLMLELQVRTQFSLKAANGEMRIAIKNSEKMALERELVKLEAQIRVMEKAGIDVSQINALMEQLRVAIQNGQYDVAKQLMNQIKSMIQEAYRNGRDAIRSVPRERPRRP
- a CDS encoding cyclase family protein, whose protein sequence is MIIDLSLSLSEETRVYPGDPEVRIKPWAVIERDGYYMNVLKLGEHSGTHVDAPAHFIPGGKTVDELPLEKFMGPGLVIDVRSGEGLVGLEEVPDSGFLGRVVLFLTGGRELSPEVALFLVAEGARAVGTDAMSIGDDAVHRILLSEEVPIFENLTNLELLVGREFTFIAFPLKVRGGSGSPVRAVAITK
- a CDS encoding adenosylhomocysteinase: MDCTKDYCVKDINLAPSGEKKIDWVSRFMPVLQSIREDFEKKQPFKGVRIAATLHLEMKTAFLLLTLKAAGAEVSAAASNPLSTQDDVVAALAKAGVKVYAVRGESLEEYYENMHRALDIRPNIIIDDGADMISVVHRERTELIDEVWGASEETTTGVIRLRAMEKDGVLRFPIIAVNDSYTKYLFDNRYGTGQSTWDGILRTTNLLIAGKNVVVVGYGWCGRGIAMRARGLGATVIVVEVDPIRVLEARMDGFMVTNMLEAAKIGDIFITATGDINCIRKEHFELMKDGVILANAGHFDVEISKPDLEALAVEINQPRPNITEYKLADGRRLYLLAEGRLVNLAAADGHPAEIMDMSFALQAKAAEYIRNNHEKLEPKVYVLPREIDEMVARIKLKAMGIEIEKLTEEQRRYLQSWEHGT
- a CDS encoding caspase family protein, which codes for MKKLSAIFVVLVVLLSLPMVASVQQRHGIDYSKPLYAEDVKIGHKITVDYIPKAGGFRGGRGGGTSTTTAATGILGAPVEGEKYAIVIGIADYPGTSSDLQYTDDDAQLVYDTLINVYGFKPENIIFLLNMDASFYNIYNAVMELKSKVQPGDEVVFYFSGHGSTGRADDGDDEVIDEAIVTHDGNPDGSFILIWDGQLRAWFEDFPTDRIIFIFDSCYSGGMTDLAAEGRIVVMASGEREFSLESAEWEHGQFTYYFFLEGINYGYADVYDHDGDPSTPDVTVEEAFDYTLANCEQQTPVIADGFTNDLLP
- the tsaA gene encoding tRNA (N6-threonylcarbamoyladenosine(37)-N6)-methyltransferase TrmO, producing the protein MDFESFKIIPVGRVRKENEKTWLEIYPEFSEAVEGLREGDWIKLILWFHESDTPEKRNILRVHPYNNPENPLTGVFATRSPVRPNPLAIYAVKIHRIKGNRLYIDWIDAHDGTPIADIKILVERLDCPQEIPIEEWELDIGKSRQVGEVNLIPRKSEHLDELEEVLPEEYDALVLEIGPKTTVLTAEELVELIEALKEIYENLPVEIKDRFRRREGRSP
- the wtpC gene encoding tungstate ABC transporter ATP-binding protein WtpC; amino-acid sequence: MLEIKSISKDWKEFKLRGVTFDVKAGEYFIILGPSGAGKTVLLEIIAGIIEPDSGQVILEGSDVTNWPPERRGLAYIPQNYALFPHMSVYDNIAFGLKLRRIPKPEIEKKVKGIAEVLGIDHLLHRKPKTLSGGESQRVAIARALVVEPKLLLLDEPFANLDVQTRARLIGEMKRWKKELGFTALHVTHSFEEAVSLGDRVGVMLDGRLVQVGPVREVFSRPASEEVARFLGFENIIEGTAEGRVLRANGIEIELPVEASGKIRVGLRPEDIILSIEPIRTSARNEFKAVVDSVEELGPLVRVHLKAGELYLRAFITRSSMLEMGIGKGKEVYVSFKASALHVF
- the wtpB gene encoding tungstate ABC transporter permease WtpB; the encoded protein is MKRDYTVAFFALMGSFIVLYIAIPLIVIFLKQASDWGMLVKTLHDELVIKALKNSLLTATATALISLLFGVPLGYVLARKDFKGKSLVQAIVDVPIVIPHSVVGIMLLVTFSSAILDSYAGIIAAMLFVSAPFAINAARDGFLAVDEELEHVARTLGASRLRAFFSIALPMAFPAIASGAIMTWARAISEVGAILIVAYYPKTAQVLVMEYFNNYGLRASRPISVILIVMSLTIFVILRWLVGRRADAGN
- the wtpA gene encoding tungstate ABC transporter substrate-binding protein WtpA, with amino-acid sequence MRWKGILLMAILILSVVAAGCISGDGSETSTSGPKEATLIVFHAGSLSVPFQQLEEEFAKYAEENLGYKVTFQDEASGSVAAVRKVTDLGKKADIVAVADYTLIPQLMIPNYTDFYVIFATNEIVIAFTDKSKYADEINSDNWYEILSRDDVSFGFSDPNQDPCGYRSVMVMKLADYYYGKPIFETLVEKNTNIYFNGTHVVAPKEIQIKNDRVVIRPKETDLTALVESGSLDYYFIYKSVAEQHGLKYIELPNEINLKDFKMADYYGKVQIYIGSTEKVIQAKPIVYGVTVPKDAPNRELAMEFLKYLLSEKGKEVFQKNYQDFIWPPVAFGNVPDEIKDMVKVEG